The Amycolatopsis nigrescens CSC17Ta-90 genomic interval ATGTCGTTCGAGCCGCCGAGCGGGATGCCGAAGACCTTGCGTCCCTGGGCCGCCGCCTCCGCCAGCAACTCCCGGTGCACGGAATCCGCGTGTGCGGCGTCCTCGCAGATGTGCACCTTGGCGCCGAAAAGGCGGTCGAGCAGCATGTTGCCGGACCGGCGGTAGGCGTCACCGTCGCGCGGCACCTTGGCGGTGAGCACGAGCTCGCACCGCAACCCCACCCTGGCGCAGGCAGCCGCGGTCTCCCGACCGTGGTTCGTCTGCAGGGCACCGAAAGTGATCACCGTGTCCGCGCCGTCGGCCAGCGCCCTGCCCAGCAGGAACTCCAGCTTCCGCAGCTTGTTCCCGCCCGCGCCGACCCCGCACAGGTCATCGCGCTTGAGCAGCACCCGTGGCCCGCCGAGCGCGGCGGTCAACCGGGAAGCGTCCTCCAGCGGGCTCGGCCACTGCCCCAGCGCCACCCGCGGAAAGGAATCCAGGCTCGGGATCACCGCCACCTCCCAGCTCGACGAAAACCCGATCACCAGTCATACCCGAGCGCGGGAGATCTGCGCCTACCCGCGGCTGCCCCAATGCCCGCGGTGCACCACGTCGGCGACGCCCCGGCGCCGCTCCGCGACCCGCGCGGTGTGCGGTGGCACGTCGGGCGACCGGTGGCCGACGGTGATCCCGCCGATCGGCGCGTAGTCGCCGGGAATTCCGAACTCGGCCCGGAACGGTTCGAGATGTTCGGGCGCGATCCCGAAGAAGCAGGCGCCGAGACCTTCGTCCACGGCGGTCAGCAGCATCATCAGGGCGGCCATGCCGGTGTCGATATGCCAGTACGGTGCCGGCCATCTGGCCTCCGCCCTGTCCTCCCATCCCTTGTCCGGCTCGGCGTACCGCTCCAGATAGGCGTTCTTGTGCGCCAGCGGCACGACCACCAGCGGCGCGTCCAGCATCGTCGGCGTCTGCTCGGCCCTGGTCGGCACGAACGGCCAGAAACGAGCCCGGTCGGCGGGTTCGGTCAGCGCGAGAAACGCCCAGCCCTGCGTGAAACCGGCCGACGGTGCCCGCAGCGCGTGGCTCAGCACCCGCTCCACGACCTCCGGGGAAAGCGGCTGATCGGTGTAGTGGCGCACCATCCGGCGCCGCCTGATCACTTCGGAGAACTCCATCGCCCGACCGTATTCGGCGGTACCGACAAGAACGATACCGACAAGACCGGTGCGGAATCAGCGATGATGGAATTAGCGACGGCAAGGGGGGCCATAGCATGCGCGTCGGCAAGGGGGACCACATATCGGCGATGGCCGTTCGCGGCGTGACGGCACCCCGCCGCTGGGCGCTGTGGTCGCAACGCCCCAGGGTGATCGGCTACCTCCTGGTCTGCACGGCCGCCGTGCTGGTCACGACGGCCGTACTGGCGCCAACCACCGTGATCCGGAGCAAAGACCTGGTGGCGCTGGGCGCGCTGGTCGCACTGGGCGTGCTCCAGGTCGAACTCGGCCGGCAGGTGGAACGCGTTCGTCGCCGGGATTTCGGCACCGTGCACATCAACATGACCTCGGTATGGCTGTTCGCCGGCGTACTGCTGCTGCCGCCGGTGCTGACCGCGGCCCTCACCGCCGCCCTGTACCTCCATCTCGCGGTGCGCGTCTGGCGCTGGCTCCAGCGCGTGCCGACGTTCCTCAGCGTCAGCAACGCGATAATCCTCATGCTGACCTGCTACGCGTCGAAGGCGGTGTTCGCGCTGTGCGGTTTCGCCGACCTGCCGTCCGCGGTCGCGGCAGGCCGGCCGGGAGCGGTGGCCGTGGTGGCCGCACTCGCGACGCACTTCGTGGTCAACGCCGCGCTGGTGCTGCCGGCGAGGGAACGGCCCGGCCGCACGATGCGGGAGCTGTTCGGCGACTGGACCGACAACGCGCTGGAAGTGGCCACACTCTGCCTCGGCGCGCTCTACGCGCTGGTCACGGACATCCTGCCCGGCCTGGTGCTGCTGGTCCTGCCGCCGCTGCTGGTGCTGCACCGCAGCGTGTTGATCCGGCAGTTGGAGACCGCCGCGACCGTGGACGGCAAGACCGGCCTGCTCAACAACCCCGGGTGGCACGCGCTCGCCGAGCAAACCCTGCTACGGGCCCGGCGGCAGCGCATCACCTTCGGTCTGCTGATGATCGACCTCGACTTCTTCAAGCGGGTCAACGACACCTACGGCCACCTCGCCGGCGACGACGTGCTCCGGGCGGTGGCCGCCACGATCACCGCCGAAGTCCGCCCCAACGACGCCGTCGGGCGCTTCGGCGGCGAAGAGTTCGTCGTCCTGCTACCCGACGTCACCGGAGACGACATCACGGCCGTGGCCGAACGCATCCGCACGGCGATCAGCGAGCTGACCATCAAGGTGGTCGTCTCGGGCACCACCCAGCTCGTCGACGGGCTGTCCGCCTCCATCGGCACCGCGATCTACCCGCTGGCGGGCACCGGAATCCAATGGCTGCTCGACGCCGCGGACGCCGCTTGCTACCAGGCGAAAAAGTCGGGCCGCAACCGGATCGTGCAGACCAGCGAGCTCAGCTGAGCCCGAGGCGGTGCCGCTCGGCCAGCACGATCCGCTCGGCGACCGGCAGGCTCTCGTCGTCGAGGGTGTCCGGCCGGTGCTCGGCGGCGTCCACCGCGCGGCGGTCCAGGTCCTTCGCGTCGCTCTTGCGCGCGAACTCGTCGAACAGCAGCCTCTTGCGTTCCTGGACCTCGCGCATCCGCTCGTCCACGCTGTCCTTCGCCAGCAACCGGTGCACCTGCACGGTGCGGATCTGCCCCATCCGGTGTGCCCGCGCGACCGCCTGGTCCTCGGTGCTCGGCTTCCACTGCGGCTCGGCGAGGATCACCACCGACGCGGCCTGCACGTTCAGGCCGACCCCGCCCGCCTCGATCTGGCTGAGCAGCACCGCGTGCCCCCGGCGCGCGGTGAACTCGTCGACGAGGCGCTGCCGCTCCCCCGGCGGAACCCTGCCGCTGATCGGCCCGGCGGCCTCCGCCCCGATCGCGGCCTGGATCTTCCCCAGCACTCCCAGGAAGAACGAGAAGACGATCACCTTCCGCTCCTCTTCGCGGGCCTCCTCGACGATCTCGCTGATCCGCTCCAGCTTCGCCGAGTACACCGATTCGAACGCAGCCTGCCGCATCGCCATCAGGTTCCTGGACCGGACGGCGGCCAGATAGGCGGCCTGGTCCGCGGACCTGAGCAGCACCCAGTCGTCCACCTCGATCTTCTCCGGCAGCTCGGTGAGCACGTCCTCCTGGTTGCGCCGCAGGTAAACCGGCGCCACCGCACGCCGGAACCGGTTCGCGCCCGCCACCGCGTCATGGGCGTCGACCCGCCGCGCGATCCCCGGCTGCAGGTAGCCGACCAGGGTGCGGAACTCCTCCACCCGGTTCTCCATCGGGGTGCCGGTGAGGAACAGGGCGCGCTGTGCCCGCGCGGCCGCGGCAGCCACCATCCGCGACCGTTCGGCTTTCGGGTTCTTCACGTAGTGCGCC includes:
- a CDS encoding nitroreductase family protein; this translates as MEFSEVIRRRRMVRHYTDQPLSPEVVERVLSHALRAPSAGFTQGWAFLALTEPADRARFWPFVPTRAEQTPTMLDAPLVVVPLAHKNAYLERYAEPDKGWEDRAEARWPAPYWHIDTGMAALMMLLTAVDEGLGACFFGIAPEHLEPFRAEFGIPGDYAPIGGITVGHRSPDVPPHTARVAERRRGVADVVHRGHWGSRG
- a CDS encoding GGDEF domain-containing protein, with protein sequence MRVGKGDHISAMAVRGVTAPRRWALWSQRPRVIGYLLVCTAAVLVTTAVLAPTTVIRSKDLVALGALVALGVLQVELGRQVERVRRRDFGTVHINMTSVWLFAGVLLLPPVLTAALTAALYLHLAVRVWRWLQRVPTFLSVSNAIILMLTCYASKAVFALCGFADLPSAVAAGRPGAVAVVAALATHFVVNAALVLPARERPGRTMRELFGDWTDNALEVATLCLGALYALVTDILPGLVLLVLPPLLVLHRSVLIRQLETAATVDGKTGLLNNPGWHALAEQTLLRARRQRITFGLLMIDLDFFKRVNDTYGHLAGDDVLRAVAATITAEVRPNDAVGRFGGEEFVVLLPDVTGDDITAVAERIRTAISELTIKVVVSGTTQLVDGLSASIGTAIYPLAGTGIQWLLDAADAACYQAKKSGRNRIVQTSELS
- a CDS encoding D-cysteine desulfhydrase family protein — encoded protein: MIGFSSSWEVAVIPSLDSFPRVALGQWPSPLEDASRLTAALGGPRVLLKRDDLCGVGAGGNKLRKLEFLLGRALADGADTVITFGALQTNHGRETAAACARVGLRCELVLTAKVPRDGDAYRRSGNMLLDRLFGAKVHICEDAAHADSVHRELLAEAAAQGRKVFGIPLGGSNDIGLLGYVAAAGELIGQLAERGIDRARVVIPFGTGGTVAGFAVGAAALGWPGIVDAACVVNPAEESARTLHRLAGEVTRLLGLPSPELDHVLVDDAFRGPRYGVPTEAAWAALRLFGRTEGVALDPVYTGKAAAAMAHSIGRGEIGPGEQVVFLHTGGLPGLFGYLPEADAAFR